A part of Synergistales bacterium genomic DNA contains:
- a CDS encoding MBL fold metallo-hydrolase: MNVTVVVDNVCGRNDLQCEYGLSVFLETPRGNLLFDTGQGDVVLENCRTLGVDLGAVDALVFSHGHYDHTWGYTSLALRGLDCPVWGHRRLGMPHHVVRSGKARYVGSCLPLESIDFRPVDEAGEILPDVWALPLLPDERNPDFEPRDSRLVVPAEDGSGWVPDRFEDDLSLVVRGRYGLSVLLGCAHAGAVNILEKAARLFGTRDFYTVQGGMHLNGQSAGKRTQLVGELLRRFSVERWRPGHCTGLEAAMEFVRQGVDVEWASAGSSVEI, from the coding sequence ATGAACGTTACAGTGGTGGTGGATAACGTCTGCGGGCGCAACGATCTGCAGTGCGAGTACGGTCTGTCGGTCTTCCTGGAGACACCGCGGGGCAACCTGCTGTTCGACACGGGGCAGGGGGATGTGGTGCTGGAGAACTGCCGGACTCTGGGAGTGGATCTGGGGGCGGTGGACGCCCTGGTGTTCAGCCACGGTCACTACGACCACACCTGGGGCTACACCTCGCTGGCGCTCCGGGGGCTGGACTGCCCGGTATGGGGGCACCGCCGGCTCGGCATGCCCCATCATGTCGTCCGGTCGGGGAAGGCACGCTACGTGGGGAGCTGTCTCCCTCTGGAATCCATCGATTTCCGTCCTGTCGACGAGGCGGGGGAGATCCTGCCCGATGTCTGGGCCCTTCCCCTGCTCCCCGATGAGCGGAATCCCGACTTCGAGCCCCGGGACAGCCGGCTTGTGGTGCCGGCGGAGGACGGTTCGGGCTGGGTCCCCGACCGGTTCGAGGACGACCTTTCCCTGGTGGTGCGCGGCCGCTACGGGTTGAGCGTCCTGCTGGGCTGCGCCCACGCAGGAGCGGTGAACATCCTGGAGAAGGCGGCGCGCCTGTTCGGCACCCGGGACTTCTACACCGTCCAGGGGGGGATGCACCTCAACGGCCAGAGCGCCGGGAAGCGAACCCAGCTCGTGGGCGAGCTGCTCCGCCGATTCTCCGTGGAGCGCTGGCGTCCCGGCCACTGCACCGGCCTGGAGGCGGCGATGGAGTTCGTGCGTCAGGGCGTGGATGTGGAGTGGGCCTCCGCGGGGAGC